CTCACCTACACATACACTGTCCACCTGTTGTTGTTTAACTCTAGTATCGGTATACGGCGACACAAGCAGAAGTTGTAGTGTTTCTAGAGTGTTTCATCCAGTCCAGCCGGCATGAGTAACATCCTCTTTACTCTAGTCGAGTTTCGTTTGAAAACACCTCACGCGTGGGCGGAGCTCATGAATGTACAGCTGCAGGAAGGGCAGGTAAAGTTCATGCCTACTCTTAAAGcgacagttcacccaaataaataaataaataacatttcgtcatcgtttactcatcctgaagttgttctaaacctgtttttttttttattctgttattTTTCTGATATTTTGTATAATATGGGCAACCAAACAGTTGTGGGGCACAATTTACTTCCATAGTTATATATAATTTggacacattcttcaaaatatctccgTGTTAAGcggaacaaagaaattcatacagatttggaacaaattgagggtgagttaatgataacagaattttcatttttttggtgaactgtccctttaaaagaCAGATAGGTGATGAGCTCGTGCTGGTCCTTCTACTTGTTCGAGGAGCATCGACCCTGAGCAGACCGATCGGCGTATGACATCATattaccgcgagagcgattggAGAGCATACCACTCCTTAAGCTTTTCAATcactctcgcggtactttgatgtcatatttttaataaattttaataagatagttcacctaaaatgaTCATTGtgtcttcatttactcaacTTCATGTCATCCCAATCCACatgtctgtgaaacacaaactaaaatatgttgaaaaatgTCTATACAATTAAAGGCAGTGGGTCTATACTGTTGTTTTGAACTTCACTGACCtttattgtatggacaaaattaaatattctttaaaatatcttctatgttcaacaaaataaattaagtcATActtgtttgaaacaacatgagggtgattatattattacagaattatcatttttgagcgaactatccctttaaatttgtACTTTAGGCAAATTAATAGCCTACTAATTAAATTTCAGGACGTCTCGTCATCTACTGAAAGAAAACATTTGTAACAGGGTCATAAAATGTGTTCAGTGACACACCTTGGCCCACTTTAGGTGCCATGTCATAGCGAAGTTGaatcctcaagaaacattttaaacacaaaaatgaacatttatgagGAAAAAATACTAATGTAAGCTACATAATGTAATCTCATTCCAAAGCAGCCaggaaaataatttaaattcaaaatatatgTGAATGTAGTGAACATTAATACTTGTATTGCAATACCTGGACAGATTAATTTTGACAAAATTCATGTTACCTGCCAtgaatattacaaaataatacTGTGCAAAACCTGTTTTATCATAAATACGTCTTTCTGAATATATGGCTGTGTTTACAAGATTAAAGGGGCAACTATCTGTTATACATTTAATACCATGGTAACCAAATTTTCCAGCAAAATACCAGTTACTACagctattattactattaatttAATATGGGATCAAAATAAGCTCTCCAAATATGCCATTTAGATGGTTGTGGCTAGTGCCAAGcacaattttaataatttcagtTAAGTAAGTTAATGGAAACCATGGTACATTTTTCAATAACTatcaagaaatgtttcttgagcagcaaatcagcatatcagaatgatttctgaaggatcatgtgacactgaaaactggagtattgatgctgaaaattcaccttttcatcccaggaataaattacattttaatatatattacaattgaaaagagttcttttgaattttagtAATATTTCGCAATATTACCGTTTGTTGTGGTGGGTATAGGAGACTTTTTTTCCGAAAAACATAAATCTTATTGactttgtaacattatatgCGTCTTCACTGTCCcttctgattaaaaaaaaaattcttaaaaaaaataataaatcgtACTAACCCCAAACTATTAAATGGTAGTTTACCTTGTTAAGATGCTGCAAATCTATTCAAATAATCATTACTGATGTACACAGCCAtattaaatttgaatttcaCTTAATACATTTTAAGGTAGGAGGAACAATTAAACGTCTAGCTTAACTTTACTAGTTAGCATATATAAGAAACAAATTGGTGGACGCCATTTTGAAGACCAATGATTTAGAAGAAACTTCCGACCTAGAATACACAGTTTAATTAGATGAACTCTAGATTAATCTTTGTGAAAAAGAACACCGAATTAATCTCAAATTCAGTCTGAAACCTGACACCCCACAAGATTCTCCAAGATGCATGAAATAAACATAACCAAACATGTAATATATGATGTTTTTAATTCAAATCAAATCCAACAATTTGGTGGTAGGGGGAATGTTCAGCAGTCTGTGATTGTGCTCGGGGTCTGTGTGGCGGCTGGAAACAGGTAGTGTACAGTAGGAAACCAGAAACTGCCCACGACTCCACTACCCACATTCGGACACATTcacaaattaaaacatggacCTGAAGAGCCAAAAATAAAACAGCCTGATTTTCAAATGACTCAAAAAGAACGATCAAGGATGGTGGTGGTGGGGGAATCTGAGCGAATCGATCCTCACCTGATACAGGttacaatgcatttttttcctaAAGATACAGGGCAGGTTTTTAATCTCAATTTAAAGCTTTATATCTAAAGTGTACGTGTTGTATATTCAGCAGGCCTGTAATAATGGCGGAGGAGAGGTGATTCGGTTATCGCAGTGAACGGTTCATATCCGACAACCTTGGTTCTTTCTTCGCCATGTGAAAACCACGCATGGTGCAGTATGGAGCAAAAACAACGAGAGTCGTATTACAGTTTGTGAGGTGGAACGAGAAGAGGagatgtgtgtgtataaaaGGCACGCCAGGGGTCATTCCCAAACCAAGCAAACAGACAGAAAAGCCTTCATACACACATGAAACGATACATTCTTGCTAACGTGCATACTAAAGATAAACGCTTCactatgcacacacacacacaaacacagtctgaATCAGCAATGCCCAAACCTAAACGAATGAGGGGGAGGACATGGGATACTGAGTTCAGTCAAAGTCTGGGTCAGTACTGTAGCTGTGTGTGTCTcgctctctcaaacacacacacacaaaacacacacacctacCCATTCAcacaacaacaaacacacacacagatttggAGGCTGTAGACTAGCTCATTTCTGATTTTTCAACTGATTGGAGAGCCAGTCCAGCCCCTCGTAGAGCCCGTCTCCGCTGGTAGCGCAGGTGGCCTGGATGTACCAGTTACGATGACGGAGGGCGTGAAGGCCCAGTTTATCTGTAATCTCAGCTGCGTTCATGGCATTGGGAAGATCCTGTGATGGACAGGAGACAAATACAAACAGAGATTTAAAAATACACGTAAAATCAGCATGAAATGGCATTCAGAACCGTACCCATGTTTTCAAATGAAACAgcatatttaaatgacaaacTTGATTTTATCCTGCAGGAAGTTCTAAAATTGTACTTTTTTGACTTTAAACTTCAGACCCCCCCAAGCATTAATATTCATGAtgagatatatatttttaaacaagtcTTTAAGAAGCCAAAATTTGCACAAACAAGGTTGCAAAATTTCACCACTATTTTCTGATACACTAAGTATCCACACATTTTAGCGCacaaatgtatttgaaaataatacagtagtggccaaaggTGATGTCCAGCCTAGGAAAATTGATATCTTTACCCTTTATTTAACGATTTTGTAATCATATTACATTGTTGTGCTTGAAgctaattttttatttgtgataaagcaatgaaacatgccaaattgtgcAAACAGcttttggccaggctgtcacACAAAGACATTATGAGCATGCAAAAACGAGAGAACCAAGAAAAAATGACTTTTTGGCATGTATTTTGCCTTTTTTGCcataattttgtcagataaatatcTTAACCAAGTTTATTGTTTTGTTattccctcatatttaaaatatttaaaaaaaaaaaaaaaagaaaatagtttcctcatttttaatcatttaattgaaattttagggtcataaaaaaaacaaaaaacaaaaataaaaaaattccctCCAGAtgtcacttttggccactactgtatattGCAACCAGTAAAGATAGAGTCATGGAAAatgtaaatactgtaataaatatttacatcaaagtgtattttaaatatattgtacTCATTTTAATAGCTCTTCGTTTAAATGAAATGCATGTTGCTTTATCAATGAGACAATAATGATAAaaactgaataatttttgtatcTAACTGAATAGGCTCTATAGAGTGAAAACtacatatcttttttttttatttatcatttttgctatttatgtaattttataatattttttgcaatatatagtcatgtgtatataaatatatagagattttttatttagttttattattattattttctgtaCATAGGCTTTACGaaatgttcacattttcaaaatcattttctttgttgtttgCTTTGGCAATACaaaaatttatgtttttgtcATGACAATAAACCCTTCTAAATTGAACTGAAAAGAGTTGGACCCCTATAGCACATCCCAAAAACGGTCTCAAATTTACGCATGTTCAAAATTTCAGGGCATGGTATCAAGACaccatataaaaacaaaaacatataatCCCTCCGGATGTCACTTTTGGCCACTGCTGTATATTCCAAACAGTAAATTTACTTATGTTCAAAATTTCAGGGCATGTCAGCTTTTTTCCCCATCACTAGATGATtagaaataaaagataaaaatattaGATCTCAAATACTTATTTTAGAACAAGTTTATCTATTTACAAAGTGTAAATTGTGTCAGCTGGCTGGTGCCATTCTGTGCAACTTCAGCAAgatatgcaatttttttttcaccaaaaCTTCAGAGTATCAGCTACTgttatgtgcattttttttaactatatttaGTGAAAGTATTATTTAACTTGCATTGGGTATCAGAGGGTTAACCTGTTTTTAATGTAGTCTGGGTTGTATTTTCTTTGTGTCTTTTTTAAAGATGAGAACGTCAAGTAACCTGTTCATGTTGGCATCTGTCCAAATTGACAAGCTTCTGAATTTAACCAGTTTAATTTCACAGTGGTTTTGATGTCAACAACAAAAGGGTAGCATTTTCTTCTCTCTTTTAAAGCAGACAAGTCAATTTATCTCACCATCATGACTATGCATGACAGTATGGTTGGttgcttttattatttgcatgtaaTATTGTTTCAAAGAGCCGTGGAGAGATGGGCAATACTGCAGATAAGTGATGCTCACCTGTTTGTTTGCAAAAACGAGAAGGACTGCGTCACGCAGCTCGTCTTCTGCTAACATTCTTGTCAACTCCTCCCTGGCTTCATTAACTCGTTCCCTGTCATTACTATCAACTACGAAGATCAGGCCTGCCAACAGGAATATCAGGAAaatcattacaataataattgtTGAACATGATTTTGTAACATTGTTACATCACAAGCAAATTTGCATCAATTCATTTTTACAGCAAAATACACTCATTTTGATTGTTTACCTTGAGTGTTCTGGAAGTAGTGCCTCCAAAGCGGCCTGATTTTGTCTTGGCCACCAACATCCCAAACTGTGAAACTGATATTCTTATACTCTACCGTTTCTACATTAAAACCTGCAAGTGAAAAGAGGAGAAAATAACTATAAAGCTTGGACATTACAGACACAAATTCAACACgcacaaagaaaaacaaagcagATAATGTGAACATGGCAACGTTGAGATGAGAACAAAAGAGCTTTGTGCAACATGATGCACAAGGTCAAACTGTGAGAAACATGTGAAAAATCAAGATAGCAAACACTGCCAAAAACAAATAAcagatgtgttaaaaaaaaaaaaaaaaaagaaaatgacgTCTTCAGCCATACCGATAGTGGGAATAGTGGTAACTATTTCTCCCAGCTTGAGTTTGTACAGGATGGTGGTTTTACCAGCGGCATCAAGACCGACCATGAGAATTCTCATCTCCTTCTTCCCGAATAAACCCTTAAACAGGTTTGCAAAGACATTCCCCATGCTTTACACTGCAAAATTAAGAGttaaacatatttttcaatttaaaaacagGTTATACAGCACATAAGATACATACTACATGCATTTCAGTGTTTTGACTTTAATTCAAAAGCACCATTTCAAAACAACACACAGTAATGTTCATACACGGTCACATTTTCATTAAAGTTCACAGGAAGAAAATATTGTCTGATATTAGGTGACATCAGATgtagctttttattttttatgaatcaatgtATAACAAGGTCTTTGAAACTGGGATCGACAGTCTCTATGCTTCAAAGCAATGCAATAACACTTAAATAAGGCTAATGTCATTTAAATGGCtgtttacaataaaatataaggcacattttgtgaataaatgtctaaaaaaatggacaaacaccATTAGATGTGTATGGGACAGAATCTGTGGCAGACTGATAGCTAGTCAATATTTAATCCAAAGTTTAAAAGACGAGGCTTAAGTTAGTCCCagtctaaaatgcatgtttgagctgttttaactgaaagcaacttacaCTGACATCTCTTAAAATATATCACTTCCATTGTTttgatgcacaccagtaatgtttttttttttttttttttcctaaggcacgtttataaaagctacttaaatgccctaattaaACTAAGGCTAATCCTGGCAtaatctaaaccctgtctgtgaaaccgggcctttaATACTTAAAACTAAGATTAATTTAACAATACTAACAATACATTGTAATGGCGATAACCTCTGTTATAATAGCAGATTAgctagtttttaaccacaaacAATTTTAAGATTATTTTACAGACAGTTTTAAGTACTAATACATAATATTTGAGGCGCGTTTTCCTCaaataaacagatttttttggaCCAAGCATCTTTAGCAGATTAGCCGACTAGCTACACACAAGATAAGAGCAGCCAGCTGGTACTTTAAATGAAGGATTATATCATTTTAAAACGGATAAATATATGACTAATGAGCTTAACGTAATTATCAATAAGTGAACATGTTTATCACGAAGGCAGCAAAATAAAGTCACCTCTAAACCGGGGCTTCTCGAGCTTTATGTCTCCACTGCTGTAGCGCACCGCTGTCACTGCAAAATGGCGTATGTAGCAACTCAACGCACCGGCTAGACAGGTCCCGCCCACCACATAATTCGATCCAATCAGATAAGTAGAACAATGCAGAATCCCGCCTTCTATAAGTGAGCGCCAATCAGAACGACCGACAGATCCGGTTGGATTTGGGAAATGAGGAAGTAAGAACTTCCGATCTATTGTAGTAACAGTACACGCCTTAGTTTACATTGTAATAGCGTTTGTCTTCATacacaaaaatatatgtattttatattaaagtattgAGCGTTTTCTAAAACGGTGTGTCTgtgtatattttaatattgacCAACAGCGTTGTCTtcataacaataactataaatacAACAAATTAACAACATACCTGTACATTTGCGCCAAAGTAATTGTATAATTTGACACATTAGGATTGAATTCAATCCAACACAAATTAATACACAAATGCATACAAATGAATAGAAAGAGATGTAAACAACTCcagttctgtttgtttgtgtggtCACTTTTGCTAGAGTGCCAGTGTTGAGCAGGTGTCTGAATGTCCATCATATTCTTGCAGCTCTAATTTCCCATCTCGGACTCTCCAATCCCAGCTGGGATTGCCATCAGGAGCAGGGACACACTGCAGCCACATGCCCGACTCGCACACTTCTGTGTCCGGAGACACCAGCCGCCCATCCAGCGTGGCCAAACTGAAGGTCCTCAAAGATATCTGTGACACAATTTTATCAGTTACtaaaaaattaatcaaattgCTTATAATAACGTGAAAAGCCAACTTGTATTTGAATCTTAAAAACCTACATCACACTAAAATCTCACCTGTTCACTGATTCCCACAGCAATGTGTCCGATTTTCACCTGAGGCCTTTCTCTGATCTTTAAACTCTCTCCACTTACATCTTCCACCCATATATCCACACCAAGACCTGTACACGGCACAAATCAATACATGACATACATAAGCACTTAAAGGatcagttcactttcaaatacaattttcctgataatttactcacccccatttcatccaagatgttcatctCTTTCaatcttcagttgaaaagaaatgaaggtctttgatgaaaacattccaggattattctccttatagtggacttcaatggactccaaagggttgaaggtcaaaattacagtttcagtgcagcttcaaagggctttaaatgataccagacgagaaataagagtcttatatagagaaaccattggtcattttcgtaaaaaaaaaaaaatacaactgtatatgctttataaacacaaattatcgccttgcacgtgcttccgctttctgtattcttcaaaaagcttatgctgtatgtcctacgccttccctattcaacttacgcaACGAATCCGGcaccagttttgttttttttctgtaagttgaatagggaaggcgtaggacatacagcataagttttttgaagaatacggaaagcggaagaaCGTGCAAAGCAATCATCTGttaatataaagcatatacagttgtattttttacgaaaatgaccgatcattttgctagataagactcttattcctcgtctgggatcatttaaagccctttgaagctgcactgaaactgtaattttgaccgtcaaccgtttggagtccattgaagtccactataaggagaataatcctggaatgttttcatcaaaaaccttcatttcttttcaactgaagattgaaagacatgaacatcttggatgacatgggggtgactaaattatcaggaaaaatcttatttgaaagtgaactaatcctttaatgatgaTGAGACCTACCTTCAAAGTAGCAAGAAGGCGTCTGATCAGTTGACACGGACCAATCCACATTGAAGCTTTGATCATCTGCGGTGCTGCAGGAGGAGAAGACCCCTGAGCTTAAATCATCAGAGTCCTTTAAAACAAGAACATGGGGTTCATTTGATGTTCTGGCAAAAtaaaccttaaagggatagttcacccataaatgaaaatttgatgtttatctgcttacgcccagcgcatccaagatgtaggtgtctttgtttcttcagtagaacacaaaactccaaccattgctgtctgtcagtcttataatgcgagtgaatgggaacttcgtctataaaagtaaaaaaaaacatgcacagataaatccaaattaaaccct
The nucleotide sequence above comes from Chanodichthys erythropterus isolate Z2021 chromosome 23, ASM2448905v1, whole genome shotgun sequence. Encoded proteins:
- the arf2b gene encoding ADP-ribosylation factor 2b; this translates as MGNVFANLFKGLFGKKEMRILMVGLDAAGKTTILYKLKLGEIVTTIPTIGFNVETVEYKNISFTVWDVGGQDKIRPLWRHYFQNTQGLIFVVDSNDRERVNEAREELTRMLAEDELRDAVLLVFANKQDLPNAMNAAEITDKLGLHALRHRNWYIQATCATSGDGLYEGLDWLSNQLKNQK